AAGAAACCTTAGTTTCCTCGACAGAGTTGAGGCCTGATAGTCTATTAGAGAGATCATTATCATCCTCCTCCAGATCACTGAATGAAAGGTCCTCATGTTCAAGTTTATTCTGGGTGCGCAAAGTAGTGCCTGTATCAATAGGTTCATCTTCTAACCACTTTTCAGTATTCTGTTCATCATCCATTTCTACTCCTGCACTTATGATGCCAGTTGAAGCCTCTTCCTCAGATAGTACATTCTTCCCTTCTGGCTTGCTCGCCATGCAGCCATCTTGAGATTTATCAAGAGTCTTTCTGTTGTCATTCTCTACCTGTGCATTCTTTTGCAGCTTCTTCAAAAGTGCATCTCTTGATTCCACAATCTGCAAAGAAGAAACAAGTATTAAAAGAGATGCATttgtttgaggaaaaaaaaaactcatcaaAACCCTCCCAAAATGTAAATGGGGGAaagaatacaattttttttttagctagtctaattctcaataaaattcattaaaaaaaacttatatccgctttaaaaaaatcttttacatgAACTATAATACTATCATTCTAAAAGGGAACAGTTTCACTTCATCCACAACCACGTTCAAGCAAGAGCTTATAAGACTAAAAaggaaacatttttttttttatcaaagcaACACAGCAGACAACATATGGGAACAAATATCTTGCCTTTGAAGTTGATAGAAGCTCAAAATCATGTTCACTTAATCTTGGCAGCAACaatatgaaataaattatcCAAAATCTTTCTTCACTCATATAACTCTGAAGTTTAGCTCTAAGAGCTGCCAAACTTGGGGCTAGACGCTCAACAGTTGAAGCATGTTCTCTCTGAGCATCAGACATGTTGAAATCTGCAACAAAACAAGCCAGATCATAAACTAATCGTGCTAGGCCTCTAcattcattttttccattgCCTTAGTGATCCAACAGTTTTTTCAGTATCTACTACAAATATAAACATACCTGATTTTATTGGACTGCGTCTGTGTTTGTGTGTCATTGACAGATAAATACAACAGAAACCCAAAAGAACTTCATGAAGCTCAAGCTTCATATGCAGTGTGCTAAAGCTTTGCTCTAATTACAGATAACACTTTACTGACTTCTGTAGTAGAAGTCAATAAAAATTCGTTTGATATCCCCGAGTACATCACTGCATCAATAGGGTTGTAAAAAGCCAATGTTAGACCTCACAGACAAGAGTGGTGACATCCAGTTTATGGCCATGAAGCGGAAAAAGGTCATCTTGTTTAACAAATTCCTTGGCCAAATATTCCTCTAAATTTTTAGATTCACCTTTCCACAGCAGAAAACCCAGTTCTTGGGTTTCCACCACGACTTAGAATGATAAGCCATTCAGAAGTCCAGTGAAGGAAAATAGTAAACAATGCATTAGattatttaaaacaataaaaaatccaAGCTCCCAGCAATGAATGAAATTGAAAAGGCAGTGTAAGCAAGCCGACGATGCTGCTATGATTTTTTACTCAATAACCAAAAAAATACCACAATAATGATCGAATTCAGAAAAATGCAGTGAAAACATTAACAATTACAGCAATAAATCCAATCAAACTGATTTAAAaagcaaaatttaaaattattttagtaaaataAACGCTACCGTTGTCCAGTGGTAAAGGAAAATCATTCCAGAGCTCGGGGCGCGCCGAAATCTCGCACACAAAATCAACAACTTCATCGGTGACCCCAGGCACACCATCATCAATACGATCTTCGTCGTCCTCTCCCGAAGCTTGTTCGTCTCTAACTTCGTCGTTCTGGGACAGAAAAAAGTTCAAAGCGAGCCTCGAGATCTCACTCACCGCCTTGTTACTGGACAGAAGGGAAAGGCCGGTTCTGAAGCTCCCGCTGATTTCGACCAGATCGTTGCGGATCCCGAGGAGAGATTGCGACGATGATGAAACATCGGATGAATCAACGGAGACGGTGGGGGTGATCGGAGTAGCAGGCGATGGTGCCATAAATTCGGCGACGCCGCGAAATCTGGTGGCGAGGGTTTGGCCGAGGAGGGAGAGGTCGTGTGTGAGGGCAGGTGGAGAGGTGGAGGGGGAGTGCTCCGGAGAGGAAGAGTGGTGGGAGTGGGAGCAGGAAGAATCAGGGTCGTCGGATTGGGAAGATTTGAAGAGCCAAGACATTGCAATGGTTTCGCAATCTCGCAATCTTAAGATATGGGACTCAGTAGAGAGAAAACATGCGAAGATTTGCTGAATTGTGAAAGTTCAATCAAATTATGGCACTTCAACTTCACGACGACGATGATGAACCACCATAAGCAGAAGAAGAAGGCTCCCCCAtcccattttttcttcttcctttttttttttttttttaagaaaaaatatttgcatacacatttattttcta
This is a stretch of genomic DNA from Carya illinoinensis cultivar Pawnee chromosome 3, C.illinoinensisPawnee_v1, whole genome shotgun sequence. It encodes these proteins:
- the LOC122305179 gene encoding uncharacterized protein LOC122305179, translated to MSWLFKSSQSDDPDSSCSHSHHSSSPEHSPSTSPPALTHDLSLLGQTLATRFRGVAEFMAPSPATPITPTVSVDSSDVSSSSQSLLGIRNDLVEISGSFRTGLSLLSSNKAVSEISRLALNFFLSQNDEVRDEQASGEDDEDRIDDGVPGVTDEVVDFVCEISARPELWNDFPLPLDNDFNMSDAQREHASTVERLAPSLAALRAKLQSYMSEERFWIIYFILLLPRLSEHDFELLSTSKIVESRDALLKKLQKNAQVENDNRKTLDKSQDGCMASKPEGKNVLSEEEASTGIISAGVEMDDEQNTEKWLEDEPIDTGTTLRTQNKLEHEDLSFSDLEEDDNDLSNRLSGLNSVEETKVSSPRGCNDWVQLKGSPESLVGGGQQKAVHSNPQDKDSEGEESNDWLTVDDFD